The genomic window CCCCTGGGAGGGTCGAGCGTCAGCGAGGGGAGGGTTTTTCGGCTGCCGACAATGGCTCTGACGACCTGCAAATCCAACGCACCCTCCCCGCTCGCTCCTCGCCAGCCTCCCAGGGGGAGGGTGCAATGCTGTTAAGTCAGGCGTCTCCTCAGGCGCCGGCGAATACGTTAACCACCAAACGGGGCCATTGCCCGCACCTTAAGCTCCAACGCAAACATCTAACCGACAGCCTGTTGGGACAGAAAGGACCGGGCATGCCATCCCAGAGGCAGTTTGCAAGCGAGTCGCTCAGGCCCTATTCTCAAATCTCAAATCTCAAATCTCAAATCTCAAATCTCAAATCTCAAATCTCAAATCTCAAATCTCAAATCTCAAATCTCAAATCTCAAATCTCAAATCTCAAATCTCAAATCTCAACTACTCCCATGTCGCAGCTGCTCGATCCCACCTTTCCGTTTCGCTTTGAGGTCGCCATTCGGCAGCACCCATTGAGCTGGAAGGCCGGTGGGTTGGAGCTTCCTGATGCGTGTCGGATGCCTTCTTGGGGAGCTCTGGCGGATCATCCGTTGTACGCCGACGTTCGCATGGCCTGGTCGCCGGCGGGGATTGGGTTCACGGTCCGGGCGACGGATAAGCGTCAGCTGCCCTGGTGTCGCGACAGCCGCGTGGAGGAAAGCGACGGCTTCCAACTGTTGCTCGACACCCGCTGTTCGCCCAATATCCATCGCGCCAATCGCTACTGCCACCGCTTCCACTTCATGCCCATCGGCGGCGGCCCCAAACGCGATATCCCGATCGCGGCGATGCTGCCCATCCACCGCGCCCGCCAGACGCCGACACCGATTCCGGGCCGGAAATTGAAAGTGGCCGGTCGCTGCAAACCCGACGGATACGAACTTTCGGGGCTGATACCCGCCGACGCGCTGACCGGGTTTGACCCTGTCGAACATCCTCGGATGAGTATCTGGTATGCGGTGATCGACCGCGAGAAAGGCTGGCAGACCTTCACCCTTAACCCTGAATTCCCGGTCGCCGAAGACCCCAGCCTGTGGGGCGAAGCCACGCTCGACCGCCGCGTCGCCGCAACGCCCAACAAGTAGCATGGGTCCCCGGCCCGTGCCCCCAAACAAGTAGCATGGCTCCCCGGCCCGTGCATTAACTCGTCCCTCCCCATCCACACGGGCCGGGTGCCCATGCTTCGGTTTCCGCACTCCTCATCTGGCAGCGATTGTTGATGACTTCCGCTCTACAGCCCTCCCCCGATCCGCCGAATGTCTATCTGATTGGCTGCGGAGTGGTGGGGCAGGCCATATTGCAGGCTCATCTGGCCGCCGGATGCAACGTTTCGATCAGCGACTTGGACGAAGCGCGATTGCAGGCCGTCTGCGAACAAGCCATCGCAGGGATCCCCCAAGCCCGCGTCACCTCGGCTCCACCGCTGGGCGAGAAGCTGCCTACCCGGCACCTGTTTGCTCCCGAGCAAAACGCGATTCACCCTCCCCCTGGGAGGGTCGAGCCTCAGCGAGGGGAGGGCAAAGCGTCTCGACGCCAGCCGTCCCCCCCTGGCAATCCTGAAGACCTGGCGCCCCTGGCGATCGAGTCGATTTACGAGAACCGCGAGGCCAAAAGAGGACTGCTGGGCGACTTGCAATCCTGGCTGGGGCCTCAAGCGGTACTGTGCAGCAATACTTCGACGCTGCCGATCGCCGGCTTGGTCGAGCATCTGGCGGTTCCCGAGCAATGTTGCGGGATGCACTTTTTTATGCCCGTCGAGCAGCGGGAGCTGGTGGAAATCGTGGTTCCACCGGGGGCGTCCCCGAGCACGATCGAACGCGCCACCGCGCATGCTCGGCGGATTGGCAAACCCGCATTGGCGGTCGCCGACACGCCGGGTTTTGTCGTCAACCGCATGCTTTCGCCGTATTTAAACGAAGCCTTTCGGCTGCTCTGCCAGGGTGTTTCGGCGGAGCAACTGGAACGGGTGGCAAAGCGTTTTGGGATGCCTCTCTCTCCGCTGGAGCTGGTCGATTGGATCGGCCCCCGCACGGCCTTTGATGCTGGACGAGTGTATTGGCAAGCTTTTCCGGGGCGGCTCGACCCCGCGCCACTGCTGCCGGGAATGATCAAAGCCAAACTCAGCGGCCGCGGCGGCGGGCAGGGGTTTTATCAATACGAAAACGGCTGCCGCAGCGAAGGGCTGTCGGCAGCGGCGTTGGCGGTGGTCGAGCGTTACGAGCGAGACCCGCGAGAGTGGAACGACGACGAGGTCCGTTGCCAGCTGTTCTTGCCGATGTTGATCGAAGCCCATTTAATCTTGGCCGACGGTGTGGTCGCAACGGTCAGCGAAATCGATACGGCCATGCGGGGTGGACTGGGCTTCCGTTCACCTCCGGGCTTTTTTGCCGCCTTTCGACAGTGGGGAACCGCCGCGATCGCCGAAGAACTCCGTACGCGAAAGGAACAACGCAGTTTTTCTTCCGCCGAGAGTCTCCTGGAACAGCTCGATGCGGGGCGTCTTTAGTGGCGTTTCCCGGCTGCGGGACCTGTTTGGTAAGGGTTTGGTGAGCGAAACAAGAAATTTTCGTTTTTCGCTCGCCGCGGCCCTTGCCAGCTTTCAGGACGCCCGCTACATTTCCGCTCTCTCGCAACGTGACCCGCTTTTGGGCGGCTTCGCGTGACGAGAAAAACCGTCGACCAGACGCCTTGTGCGACTCGCCGACACGAGATACTTTCTCGCTCCCTTGAGTTGCTCACCAGCGACTCATCGAAGCAGGAAAAAACTCACAGCAGACGCCTTGTGCGACTCGCTGACACGAGTTACTTTCTCGCCTCCCTGAATCGCTCACCAGCGAATCACGGAAACAGAAAAAAACTCACAGCAGACGCCTTGTGCGACTCGCTGACACGAGTTACTTTTTCGCCTCCCTGAATCGCTCACCAGCGAATCACGGAAGCAGAAAAAAAACTCACAGCAGACGCCTTGTGCGGCTCGCTGGCACGAGTTACTTTCTCGCCTCCCTGAAACGCTCACCAGCGAATCACGGAAGCAAGAAAAAAATCGTGACGCAAGACGCCTTGTGCGGCTCGCCGAAACGAGTTACTTTCTAAGCAGTGTCCCGCTCTTGAGCGGCTCACCGCGAAGAAAACTTTCCGAGAAACGACCGCGGACCGCTTGACGATCCCGGGGCTTTCAAAGAAACTACCGACCCGGCCAATTGCGGCCGGTTCACTTGATATTTGACAATTTGGTGGTAACTCTCTGTTGAGTTCAGATTGCGAGATCGCTATTAAAATTTAATGGCGATTGGGTGGCGGCCTACCGACTGCCACCCACAGTTTTAGACACTTCGGTTCGCTAACATCACTGGCTTCCTTCGGGACAGCCGGTGAAAAGCATACAAATTGAAGGGTTTGATCCTGGCTCAGAATGAACGTTGGCGGCGTGGATTAGGCATGCAAGTCGCGCGAGAAACCTCCTTCGGGAGGCGGACAGCGGCGGAAGGGAGAGTAATGCGTGGTTACGTGCCCTGAGGACCGGGATAGTGCGAGGAAACTTTCAGTAATACCGGATAATATCTCAGGATCAAATGGTGTGATTCCGCCTTGGGATCGGACCACGTGCTATTAGCTAGTTGGCGGGGTAATGGCCCACCAAGGCTACGATGGCTACCGGGTGTGAGAGCATGACCCGGCTCACTGGGACTGAGACACTGCCCAGACATCTACGGATGGCTGCAGTCGAGAATCTTCGGCAATGGACGAAAGTCTGACCGAGCGACGCCGCGTGCGGGATGAAGGCCTTCGGGTTGTAAACCGCTGTCAGTTGGGAGGAAATGCATAAGAGTCATCTCTTATGCTTGACCGATCTTCAGAGGAAGGACGGGCTAAGTTCGTGCCAGCAGCCGCGGTAAGACGAACCGTCCAAACGTTATTCGGTATCACTGGGCTTAAAGCGTGCGTAGGCGGCTTGGTAGGTGAGATGTGAAAGCCCACGGCTCAACCGTGGAATTGCGTTTCAAACCACCAAGCTTGAGGATGGCAGGGGTGATGGGAACTGATGGTGGAGCGGTGAAATGCGTTGATATCATCAGGAACACCGGTGGCGAAGGCGCATCACTGGGCCATTTCTGACGCTGAGGCACGAAAGCTAGGGTAGCGAACGGGATTAGATACCCCGGTAGTCCTAGCCGTAAACGATGAGCACTGGGTTGGGGGGACTCTCACATCCTCCCGGCCGTAGCGAAAGCGTTAAGTGCTCCGCCTGGGGAGTATGGTCGCAAGGCTGAAACTCAAAGGAATTGACGGGGGCTCACACAAGCGGTGGAGGATGTGGCTTAATTCGAGGCTACGCGAAGAACCTTATCCTAGATTTGACATGCTTGAGAACCTCTTGGAAACTTGAGGGTGCCCTTCGGGGAGCTCTTGCACAGGTGCTGCATGGCTGTCGTCAGCTCGTGTCGTGAGATGTCGGGTTAAGTCCCTTAACGAGCGAAACCCTTATCTTTAGTTGCCAGCGGGTAATGCCGGGGACTCTAAAGAGACTGCCGGTGTCAAACCGGAGGAAGGTGGGGATGACGTCAAGTCCTCATGGCCTTTATGTCTAGGGCTGCACACGTCCTACAATGGTACGGACAAATGGACGCAATACCGCGAGGTGGAGCTAATCCCAAAAACCGTGCCTCAGTTCGGATTGCAGGCTGCAACTCGCCTGCATGAAGCCGGAATCGCTAGTAATCGTAGGTCAGCATACTACGGTGAATGTGTTCCTGAGCCTTGTACACACCGCCCGTCAAGCCACGAAAGTTGGGAGGGCCCGAAGTCACTGAGCTAACCCGCAAGGGAGGCAAGTGCCGAAGGTCAGCTCGACGATTGGGACTAAGTCGTAACAAGGTAGCCGTAGGGGAACCTGCGGCTGGATCACCTCCTTTCTAAGGATTTCCAGTTCTTATCAGGTGACTGATAACAACTTATCCGTGAGAGCGATCTCATATCACTCAACAGAGATGTTTCACTTCGGTGAAACGCTACCAAAAAGTCATAACAAAAGACCCTTTCAGGCCCTCGTCAGCCTGAAAGGGTTTTTTTGTGCGCTGTTAGGGATGTTGTGGCGGGGTCGGGGCTGTTGGGCACTAGAGGATCTGGGGCAAGGGACGGAAGGGACCAAAGGGACCAAAAGGACGACAGCAGCGCTGTCCTTTCTGTCCTTTCTGTCCTTTGCTTGCTGGCCTTGGACTTGCCGGACCGATACAATGAAGCAACGCTTCGGGGGTGATCTGGATTCGACCGGATAATTCGAAGCGTTCGTTGCATGCCGTGGTTGATCAGTTGGCCACGTAAAAAGCTGATCAAACTTTTAGTTGCAGATGAAAATCTCGCAATGGCCGCCTAAGAAAAGGTAGCCCTGGCTGAGGAGGGTTGTCGGAGTCGTCCGAATGCCAGTCACAATTCCGAATCGTTCGTCGCCATGTCCAACACGCGATGAACTAAACAAAGTTTTGGACTAGCCGCTTGCGAAGCCTGTTCGGCAGCGTCGCAAAACGCGAAAAGTTTCCTTCGAGGAAGCACAAACGCAGGACTAAGCATGTAGACGCGGACGTGGACGTATCGCGGGACGCGGGTTCAATTCCCGCCGCCTCCACTAACAAAGCCACTTGCCTGATTGGGGCAAGTGGCTTTTTTATTGGCCGATGGCAAAACCATTACAATAGCTACCAGTGGTTCTCGCCTCCTTCGCTTTTTCACATTCGAGTCTGAGCCGCCGATTCGACGCTAGTCAAGCTTCCTTTGGTACCGAATCTGCTGGATGTCAGGATGACACTTAGCGGAGAACGGACATTGATGGTTGACCACGGATGGGTCCCCTCGTTTTCGGGCGGACTGAAACGGATTCTTGCTTGCGCCTCGATCGTCGGTTCGTTGGCTAGCGCAGCATGCGGCCAAGAAGCAGGGCCACCGGCAGCGGACGAGACCGCCCCGCCGCTCAGCGTTCAGCTGGCCGAACCGTTTCTGCTTGACGACTCTCTGCCACCGCTCCTTCCGTCTCTTGGCAATCCGGCGGAAGCACCTGCGACAACGGCTCAACAACGATTGGGGATTGAGGGCGATTTCAACCCGAGTGCGGACACCAACCGTCGCGGCCGCCGCGATCCAATCGGTTCCCGACGTCGCTCCTCCGCGAGCTCACGTTTTCTGCCATCGTCAACACTTGGCGCGAGAGCTCGCAATCAAGCAACTAGAAGCGGGATCGCACTGGGGTTAGCTTCGGTGCCGTTCATGATCGGCGATACCAACGCGGGCACTTGTTTCTCCTTGCGGGGCATCGTGAACGCGGATATCAGCCATCCCACACTGACGTGTGCCAGGCTGAACATTTCAGAGAATAATACGGCAATCCCGGTCGATCGCGTTTACTACAGTTATCGCCATTTCCATAACAGTAACTCGCTGCGTGCCTATCAGTTCCGCGAAGTCTACAACTACGATCGTCATGTGGTCGGGTTTGAGAAAACGTTTTTCGGCGGAATGGCCAGCGTGGAAACGCGGATTCCAATCGAAAAACGCTTGCGTTCGGATATCATCAGCATTGTCGACCCGGAAGTGACGAACATTGTGGATCTGGTGGCCGATGAAGAACGCGAAATCGGGTTGGGAAACGTTTCGATCATCAGCAAACTGATGCTGCTGCAACGGTCCAACTTCGTATTGTCGGCTGGTCTAGGAGTCACCATCCCGTCGGCAGACGACGTTCGTTATCGCCTTGGAAATCGCGTCAGCCTGCCCAATACGATTGTCCCCGGATTAGTAGCCCGCAATGTTTCGACGTTCGATTTCAAATATGAAAACGAAACCGTTTACCTGTCTCCCTTTTTGGCATGGCTGTCGACCCACAATCGTTCGCGTTGGTTTCACCAGGGATTTTTGCAAATCGAAGTCGCCGCGAACCCTTCCAAACTGAATGCCAACACCGCGGGCACCACGGAGTACTTCTTCAATGGTGTGGACGCCGGGTTTAGCGTCTTTCAAACACCAGGAGGTGAACCTGTCGAGGTGGACGTGTTCGCCCAGACGCTCATGCGTTTAAATCTTGGTTTAGGCTATCAGCATACCTACTACGATCGTAGTCGCTGGATTTCCAATATTCGCTCGCTGTATGAACTGCACTACACGACAACCCTTCAGCGGGCGAACCTCAGCTTCATTCCGCTGGAACAGTTCGGGGCAGGGGCGGGCACGGTGTTTCCGCAATTTGGTGCAGTGGGAAATGCGGACCCCCGGACCGATATTCTCAACGCGGCCGTCGGCCTTTCGTTGAATCTCGGCCCCCTGCTGGTGACCAACGGTGTTGTCGCCCCATTGCGTGAGGCTCCCGACCGAGGCTTCGACTTTGAATACAACCTGCAAGTTCAAATGCTATTCTAATTCCGACCCGAATCCGGCCGCTTGTTAGGTGGTCTTCCCAGGATTTTCCAGCGCGTCAATCAGTTTTTCGGTTTCGCCGAATTGCTCGATGTAGTCCGCCACGCCGGGGAACTGCTCCATCAGACCCTCCAAGAGACGCTTGGATTCGGCGGCGTTACGTTTTGCCGCCGCACTGTCTTGCCCTGCATCCAGAGACGCCAGCTTACGCAGTGACACCGCTAAGTCACGCCGGTAGACAGGGACGTCCGGTATGCGAGCTGACAAATCCGACAACACGCTTACGGCTACATCCAGATTCTCGTGTGCCGCTGCGGAATTGCCCAACGCCTGCTCCGCGCTAGCGAGGTTCATGTGTAGGGACGCCAGCCGAGCAGTAAATTCGCTGATGTCGGGATTCCGAATCGACAGACTTTGAAATAGATCGACGGAGGCGTAGTAGTTCTCGATCGCGCTCTCGGCATCTTCCGCGGCGAGTTGACCATCGGCAAGCAAGCTGTAGGCTTGCGCAAGTCTCCGCTCAACGGTCGCGTCTCGGGGAGTCTGCAACAAAACCTCTTCAAAAGCCTCGATCGCCGAAGCCAAGTTTCGCTCACTTGCCTGTCGTTTTTCATCTTGAAGGTAACAGACAGCCAGGTTGTAGTGCCCCATGCCCAGGTCGCGGAGCACTAGCAGGTCGTTGTGTTTGGCGAGGGCCTCTCGCCGTTGCCGTTGCGCTTCATTGATCAGTTCGTACCCCCTTTCCTTGGAACCCATCTGGCGGGCCACAATGCCCACGTTCATGGTGCTGCTGGCCAGTTTGCGCTGATATGTGGTGTCGCCTGGTTGAAGCCGTGCGTTTTCTTCACGCAACCGCAGTGCCTCACGGAACGCATCGGCTGCCGTTTCGAGTCGCTGCTGCCGAAGAAAAACGCGACCGATGGCATTCAGCGTATCGGCAAGAGCCGCCCGCCGCGGTAGGGTCGCGTTGGCTTCCAGCAACTCCGTCTGAATCCGACGAGCGGATTGATAGGCTTCAATGGCGTCTCGCGGAGATTGCAATTGTTCTGTAATCGCTCCAATGCGGAACCAGGCCAACCCAAGTTCGTGTCGCAAGGCAGGATCATCGCCGCGCTGCTCGACAAAGTCGCTGTAGTACTCGAGTGCCTGGCTTAGAAGTTCACGGCGTACCGGCTGCAAACCGGGTTCGTCCAACAGCACCTCTTCGCTAACCTGCACGTAAAACTTGTCAACGGCATCCCGGGCAAGCTGGAAACGTTCCTCGGCGAGCTGGTAGTTGTTACTGGCAGCGACGCGTGCGGCCACTTCGCCGCGCCAAGCATTGTTCAACAAGACGAGACCGGTGGAAAGGAAAACGATGGAAGCGAGTGCTCCCGCCCCCAAACCGCTCACCAGTGTGCGGTGGTTTCGCATCCAGCGTGCGGCCCGTTCTAGTGACGATTCGCGGTAAGCATCCACCGGTTCGTCGGCCAGCCAATGCTCGATGTCTTCAGCCAAGGCACGGGGTGACAGATACCGATTTGAAGGATTCGTCGCCAAGGCCTTCCGGCAAATCGCGTCGAGGGGGCGTGGAACCCAGGCAGCGATTTCACTGGGAGCGGGAAAATTCCCCCGCTTGATTTGCACAAGTACGTCGGCAATTTCTCGCCCGTTAACCGGCGGTTGTCCGGTCAGCAAATCGTAGAGCGTCGCCCCCAGGCTGTAGACATCGCTGGTGGGGCCCAGCCGGTCCAATTGGCCCGCCGCCTGTTCGGGAGGCATGTAGGCGGGCGTTCCAAAGACCGAACCGTGTCTTGTTTGCAGGCTACCGCTACCCGATCGTGGCTTTAAGGTGGCTTCAACCAGCTCACGATCACGATTGGTTCGCGTGCCGGGTTTCCCCAATCCCCAATCCACCACCAGGGTTTCGCCAAACCGCCCCAACATCACGTTGGCCGGCTTGATGTCGCGATGCAATACTCCGCGGCTATGCGCATACTCAATCGCATTGCACACATCAATGAAACGCCGAAGCAGTTTATGCAAGGCTAACCGCTTGCTCCCTTCATCCGAAAAGTCGGCTGTTTGATGAAAAGCATCGATCGCTTGCTTTAGACTTTCCCCTCGGATAAACCGCATTGCGTAGTACGGCCTACCATCGTCGTAGCATCCCATTCCATAGACCGGCACGATTCCCGGATGCTCCAAGCTGCCGGTGATCTCGGCTTCGAGCATGAAGCGGGCACGGCTGACCTCGTTATAGGCTTCGTCTTGTTGCAGCTCTTTTAGCGCGACTTCCCGTGCCAGTTGGGAATCTTCGGCGACATACACTTCACCAATGCCCCCGCGGGCGTGCGAGCGAAGGACGCGAAACCGTTTCTTCTCCCCATCTTTGGGTGGCGGTAGAGTCCGCAGGGTGTGTTGGGGATCCTCACGGACATCCGCACGCAAACTCCGATGAATCTGCTCGTCATCAATGGAGCTCAGGCGTTGCTTGATCGAGCCGCTGCCTTTCAGCGCGGCGATGCTCGCCTGCGCGTCCCCTTGGTGCCGGGCAACGTGTTTGGCAACCAACGCCTCGATCAATTCACAGGTATCGGCGTCCATGACGCCCTGTTGCCGTAGGAT from Roseimaritima ulvae includes these protein-coding regions:
- a CDS encoding 3-hydroxyacyl-CoA dehydrogenase, producing MTSALQPSPDPPNVYLIGCGVVGQAILQAHLAAGCNVSISDLDEARLQAVCEQAIAGIPQARVTSAPPLGEKLPTRHLFAPEQNAIHPPPGRVEPQRGEGKASRRQPSPPGNPEDLAPLAIESIYENREAKRGLLGDLQSWLGPQAVLCSNTSTLPIAGLVEHLAVPEQCCGMHFFMPVEQRELVEIVVPPGASPSTIERATAHARRIGKPALAVADTPGFVVNRMLSPYLNEAFRLLCQGVSAEQLERVAKRFGMPLSPLELVDWIGPRTAFDAGRVYWQAFPGRLDPAPLLPGMIKAKLSGRGGGQGFYQYENGCRSEGLSAAALAVVERYERDPREWNDDEVRCQLFLPMLIEAHLILADGVVATVSEIDTAMRGGLGFRSPPGFFAAFRQWGTAAIAEELRTRKEQRSFSSAESLLEQLDAGRL
- a CDS encoding serine/threonine-protein kinase, which produces MSPQPDQDRNLLYGIIAHQMDFVSADALMKGMNEWILRKATPLGEILRQQGVMDADTCELIEALVAKHVARHQGDAQASIAALKGSGSIKQRLSSIDDEQIHRSLRADVREDPQHTLRTLPPPKDGEKKRFRVLRSHARGGIGEVYVAEDSQLAREVALKELQQDEAYNEVSRARFMLEAEITGSLEHPGIVPVYGMGCYDDGRPYYAMRFIRGESLKQAIDAFHQTADFSDEGSKRLALHKLLRRFIDVCNAIEYAHSRGVLHRDIKPANVMLGRFGETLVVDWGLGKPGTRTNRDRELVEATLKPRSGSGSLQTRHGSVFGTPAYMPPEQAAGQLDRLGPTSDVYSLGATLYDLLTGQPPVNGREIADVLVQIKRGNFPAPSEIAAWVPRPLDAICRKALATNPSNRYLSPRALAEDIEHWLADEPVDAYRESSLERAARWMRNHRTLVSGLGAGALASIVFLSTGLVLLNNAWRGEVAARVAASNNYQLAEERFQLARDAVDKFYVQVSEEVLLDEPGLQPVRRELLSQALEYYSDFVEQRGDDPALRHELGLAWFRIGAITEQLQSPRDAIEAYQSARRIQTELLEANATLPRRAALADTLNAIGRVFLRQQRLETAADAFREALRLREENARLQPGDTTYQRKLASSTMNVGIVARQMGSKERGYELINEAQRQRREALAKHNDLLVLRDLGMGHYNLAVCYLQDEKRQASERNLASAIEAFEEVLLQTPRDATVERRLAQAYSLLADGQLAAEDAESAIENYYASVDLFQSLSIRNPDISEFTARLASLHMNLASAEQALGNSAAAHENLDVAVSVLSDLSARIPDVPVYRRDLAVSLRKLASLDAGQDSAAAKRNAAESKRLLEGLMEQFPGVADYIEQFGETEKLIDALENPGKTT
- a CDS encoding DOMON domain-containing protein, with protein sequence MSQLLDPTFPFRFEVAIRQHPLSWKAGGLELPDACRMPSWGALADHPLYADVRMAWSPAGIGFTVRATDKRQLPWCRDSRVEESDGFQLLLDTRCSPNIHRANRYCHRFHFMPIGGGPKRDIPIAAMLPIHRARQTPTPIPGRKLKVAGRCKPDGYELSGLIPADALTGFDPVEHPRMSIWYAVIDREKGWQTFTLNPEFPVAEDPSLWGEATLDRRVAATPNK